A genome region from Tolypothrix sp. PCC 7712 includes the following:
- the groES gene encoding co-chaperone GroES, whose product MAAVSLSVSTVKPLGDRVFVKVSASEEKTAGGLYLPDTAKEKPQVGEVVAIGPGKRNDDGSRQEPEIKIGDKVLYSKYAGTDVKLGTEEYVLLSEKDILAVVA is encoded by the coding sequence ATGGCAGCAGTATCTTTAAGCGTTTCTACAGTAAAACCTTTAGGCGATCGCGTTTTCGTGAAAGTGAGCGCATCTGAAGAAAAGACCGCAGGTGGTCTTTATTTGCCCGACACCGCCAAGGAAAAGCCCCAGGTCGGTGAAGTAGTTGCAATTGGCCCTGGTAAGCGGAATGATGACGGTTCTCGTCAAGAACCAGAAATCAAAATTGGAGACAAAGTTCTGTACTCCAAGTACGCTGGCACAGATGTCAAGCTCGGCACAGAAGAATATGTCCTGCTTTCTGAAAAAGATATTCTAGCAGTCGTTGCGTAA
- a CDS encoding response regulator transcription factor: protein MDRSATSATAMKEPSMKDHKRLLLIDDDPNLILLVKDYLEFRGYEVITAENGREALEILEHDVPDMIICDVMMPEMDGYTFVEQVRQNERTSWIPVLFLSAKGQSADRVKGLNKGADVYMVKPFEPEELVAQVESSLKQTIRWKEHQAKGGENGSRIQVPFDVQLTPTELKVVQFVARGLANREIAEELNVSQRTVESHVSNMLGKTNLHNRTELARWAIENQMA, encoded by the coding sequence ATGGACCGAAGCGCGACAAGTGCCACTGCTATGAAAGAGCCCAGCATGAAAGATCACAAACGACTTCTACTGATTGATGATGACCCTAACCTCATCTTGCTGGTGAAGGATTACTTGGAATTCCGGGGATATGAAGTCATCACCGCCGAAAATGGAAGAGAAGCTTTAGAAATTCTAGAGCATGATGTTCCAGATATGATTATCTGCGACGTGATGATGCCGGAAATGGACGGATACACTTTTGTAGAACAAGTCCGGCAAAATGAACGTACTAGCTGGATTCCCGTTCTTTTCCTTTCAGCTAAAGGACAAAGCGCAGACAGAGTTAAAGGGCTAAATAAAGGTGCTGACGTTTATATGGTCAAGCCTTTTGAACCTGAAGAACTCGTAGCGCAAGTAGAATCTTCACTGAAACAAACCATCCGTTGGAAAGAACACCAAGCAAAAGGAGGGGAAAACGGTTCTCGTATCCAAGTTCCCTTCGATGTACAGCTAACTCCAACCGAACTGAAAGTTGTACAGTTCGTAGCTAGAGGTTTAGCTAACCGCGAAATTGCTGAAGAGTTAAACGTCAGTCAGCGTACCGTTGAAAGCCATGTGTCCAACATGTTGGGCAAAACCAATCTCCACAACCGTACTGAACTAGCACGGTGGGCGATTGAAAATCAAATGGCTTAA
- a CDS encoding YqeG family HAD IIIA-type phosphatase: MAWNNLLQPDLILEGSILKLTPDIIQQYGLKGLVLDVDETLVPMKIGAASAELQQWVEEMRACAVLWLVSNNLSEARIGSIARSLNLPYYLGAAKPSRRKIRAALKAMNLPVHQVGMVGDRLFTDVLAGNRLGMFTILVEPIIHPEVALRSHPIRNFEVWVSEALGASISPKYTKIHKD; the protein is encoded by the coding sequence ATGGCTTGGAACAACCTCTTACAACCGGACTTGATTTTAGAAGGTTCCATTTTAAAACTGACACCAGACATTATCCAGCAATATGGATTAAAGGGATTAGTGCTGGATGTCGATGAGACTTTAGTACCGATGAAAATAGGGGCGGCTTCAGCAGAATTACAACAATGGGTAGAGGAAATGCGTGCCTGTGCTGTACTTTGGTTAGTCAGCAATAACCTGAGTGAAGCGCGGATTGGGAGTATTGCCCGTTCCCTGAACCTACCTTATTATCTAGGTGCAGCCAAACCTTCACGGCGCAAAATTAGAGCCGCACTCAAAGCAATGAATTTACCCGTTCACCAAGTGGGGATGGTAGGCGATCGCTTGTTTACCGATGTCTTAGCAGGTAACCGCTTGGGAATGTTTACCATCTTGGTAGAACCAATTATCCATCCCGAAGTAGCTCTGCGCTCTCACCCCATCAGAAACTTTGAAGTTTGGGTGTCTGAAGCCTTGGGCGCTAGCATCAGCCCAAAATACACAAAAATTCACAAAGATTGA
- the proB gene encoding glutamate 5-kinase has product MSKTIVVKIGTSSLTQPETGQLALSTIATLAETLSDLQRQGHRVILVSSGAVGVGCARLGLTERPKAIALKQAVAAVGQGRLMRVYDDLFTTLQQPIAQVLLTRSDLVQRSRYLNIYNTFRELLGLGVIPVVNENDTVAVDELKFGDNDTLSALVASLVEADWLFLLTDVDRLYSADPRSVPDAQPISLVSSIKELAKLQIQTGSQGSQWGTGGMITKISAARIAIAAGVRTVITQGRFPRNIEKILQGEPIGTHFEPQPEPTSARKRWIAYGLVPAGKLYLDAGAIAAISESGKSLLAAGIKAVEGEFDTQEAVQLCDSTGNEIARGLVNYNSEELQKIRGCHSREIPTILGYAGAETVVHRDNLVLT; this is encoded by the coding sequence ATGTCTAAAACCATCGTCGTTAAAATTGGTACTTCTAGTCTGACTCAGCCAGAAACCGGACAGCTGGCACTTTCTACTATTGCGACTTTAGCTGAGACACTATCTGATTTGCAACGCCAAGGTCATCGCGTGATTTTGGTGTCCTCTGGTGCAGTGGGGGTGGGTTGTGCGCGGTTGGGTTTAACGGAACGTCCCAAAGCGATCGCTCTCAAACAAGCAGTCGCCGCAGTCGGACAAGGGCGGTTAATGCGGGTTTACGATGATTTATTTACCACCCTGCAACAGCCAATTGCCCAAGTTTTGCTGACTCGTAGCGATTTGGTGCAGCGCAGCCGCTATCTCAATATCTACAACACCTTTCGCGAACTGCTGGGACTAGGGGTAATTCCGGTAGTGAATGAAAATGATACGGTAGCGGTGGATGAGCTAAAATTTGGCGATAATGACACCCTTTCAGCATTAGTTGCCAGTTTAGTAGAAGCAGATTGGTTATTTTTGCTGACTGATGTTGATAGATTGTACTCAGCAGATCCCCGTTCTGTACCTGATGCTCAACCAATATCTTTGGTGAGTAGTATTAAAGAATTAGCCAAATTACAGATTCAGACAGGTTCTCAAGGTTCCCAGTGGGGTACTGGCGGGATGATCACCAAAATTTCGGCGGCGAGAATTGCGATCGCAGCTGGTGTGCGGACAGTAATCACCCAAGGAAGATTTCCTCGCAACATCGAAAAAATATTACAGGGGGAACCGATAGGTACTCACTTTGAACCACAGCCAGAACCCACCTCAGCCAGAAAACGCTGGATAGCTTACGGCCTTGTCCCTGCAGGAAAATTGTATTTAGATGCAGGTGCGATCGCAGCTATTTCCGAATCTGGAAAATCCTTATTAGCAGCTGGTATCAAAGCAGTAGAGGGAGAATTTGATACACAAGAAGCCGTGCAATTATGTGATAGCACTGGTAACGAAATCGCCAGAGGGCTGGTGAATTACAACAGTGAAGAACTGCAAAAAATTCGCGGTTGTCATTCACGAGAAATCCCTACAATATTGGGCTATGCTGGCGCTGAAACTGTAGTTCACCGGGATAATTTAGTGTTGACTTAG
- a CDS encoding MASE1 domain-containing protein, translating into MTPQKSHIVPHVLKQIGCIIVLAIAYYGMAEISRHIASTPQDVTPVWPPDGIASGAVLLFGNWIGYGVLLGSFFANFWAFRDPTNFLSLAISTLPVFVIALGTTLGTMLGAFLLRKTTNLRYPLDHIPDVFKFLILTSMVGPTINATVGVTCLTLTGKVPWAVYWTVWLTWWISNVSGIFIVTPILLSWGRFIQQHRGAMRQWLASIFTSEMGQSQVASHRCKFWLILVDPVILMSLVIVITKVAFGDGYHLEYMLIPMLIWSAFRLGQPGATLLTFIVAAIAVLATVNGKGGFAHQDLNQSLMQLQLFIGVITLTILVLTATIAERTQAETKLRLAFAELASTNETLEFRVRQRTEELNVKNTALKQTLETLKQTQLQMLQSEKMSALGQMVAGVAHEINNPVNFIHGNLIHLSEYIENLLRALQVYQQHYPHPSPALQAELDQLELDFLEEDMDKVLQSMKSGTKRISTIVLSLRNFSRLDEAEWKAVDIHQGIDSTLVLLQHRLQATSNHPEVQLIKDYGDLPLIECDAGSLNQVFISLLSNAVDALEESHQRGSFMDNSANLNFIRIQTRQIDTNRVMIMIADNGIGINQEILSKIFDPFFTTKPIGKGTGLGLFMSYQIVTQKHGGNLWCDSIQGQGTKFVIEIPVKVIRNS; encoded by the coding sequence ATGACTCCACAAAAATCTCATATAGTTCCTCATGTACTCAAGCAAATCGGATGCATTATTGTTTTGGCGATCGCCTACTATGGCATGGCGGAAATCTCACGCCATATAGCTTCTACACCGCAAGATGTGACTCCAGTTTGGCCCCCGGATGGAATTGCTAGTGGGGCTGTTTTGTTGTTTGGTAACTGGATTGGGTACGGTGTGTTGCTGGGTTCATTTTTCGCCAACTTCTGGGCGTTTCGAGATCCTACAAATTTTTTATCTCTGGCGATTTCAACGCTGCCGGTTTTCGTGATTGCGCTCGGCACAACATTGGGAACTATGTTGGGTGCTTTTCTACTGCGGAAAACTACCAATCTTCGCTATCCCTTAGACCATATTCCCGATGTGTTTAAATTTTTGATATTAACCAGTATGGTAGGGCCGACTATTAATGCAACGGTTGGGGTAACTTGCTTGACGTTGACTGGTAAAGTTCCTTGGGCAGTATATTGGACAGTTTGGTTAACCTGGTGGATTTCTAATGTTTCGGGAATTTTTATTGTCACCCCGATACTCCTTAGTTGGGGTCGATTCATTCAACAACACCGAGGTGCGATGCGGCAATGGTTAGCCTCCATTTTCACCTCAGAGATGGGACAATCCCAAGTAGCCTCACACCGTTGCAAATTTTGGCTAATTTTAGTAGATCCAGTGATTCTGATGAGTTTGGTGATTGTCATCACCAAAGTAGCTTTTGGAGATGGATATCACCTGGAGTATATGTTAATTCCCATGTTGATTTGGTCTGCATTTCGACTTGGTCAACCAGGTGCAACGTTATTAACTTTTATTGTGGCTGCGATCGCAGTCCTTGCTACGGTTAATGGCAAAGGTGGTTTTGCACATCAGGATCTCAACCAATCTTTGATGCAACTACAATTGTTTATTGGCGTAATTACACTCACGATTCTTGTACTGACAGCAACAATTGCAGAACGCACACAAGCAGAAACAAAGTTGCGTTTAGCTTTTGCTGAATTAGCCAGTACTAATGAAACTTTGGAATTTAGAGTCCGGCAGAGAACTGAAGAATTAAATGTTAAGAATACTGCTCTAAAGCAAACCCTAGAAACGCTGAAACAGACTCAATTACAGATGCTTCAGAGTGAAAAAATGTCTGCATTGGGTCAGATGGTAGCAGGGGTTGCCCATGAAATTAATAACCCCGTTAATTTCATTCATGGTAACTTAATTCATCTTTCTGAATATATCGAAAACTTGTTGAGAGCATTGCAAGTTTACCAGCAGCACTATCCTCATCCATCTCCAGCCTTGCAAGCAGAATTAGATCAATTGGAATTGGACTTTTTAGAGGAAGATATGGACAAAGTTCTTCAGTCTATGAAAAGTGGTACTAAACGCATCAGTACTATTGTGTTATCGTTACGGAATTTCTCACGCTTGGATGAAGCGGAATGGAAAGCGGTAGACATTCATCAAGGTATTGATAGTACCTTGGTACTTTTACAACATCGATTGCAAGCAACAAGCAATCACCCAGAAGTTCAGCTGATTAAAGACTATGGTGATTTACCACTAATTGAATGTGATGCTGGCTCTCTTAATCAAGTATTTATAAGTCTTTTGAGTAATGCTGTTGACGCATTAGAAGAATCTCATCAGCGGGGTTCATTCATGGATAATTCTGCTAACCTTAATTTCATCAGAATTCAAACTCGTCAAATAGATACAAATCGAGTGATGATTATGATTGCTGACAATGGTATAGGCATCAACCAAGAGATTTTATCTAAAATATTTGACCCTTTCTTCACTACCAAACCTATTGGCAAAGGCACTGGCTTGGGCTTATTTATGAGCTATCAAATTGTCACCCAAAAGCATGGCGGTAATCTTTGGTGTGACTCCATACAAGGTCAAGGGACGAAGTTTGTAATTGAAATTCCTGTTAAGGTAATTCGTAATTCGTAA
- a CDS encoding response regulator: MGLDFGIQNNVVQNFVQEASGLLQLIHEGLLELSHNYSAPKIRSLVRVAQLVKTTADQVNFTEIHTLAHRLEKIFRLISLENAVIDEQLTNLLLQANDCLRLLLTAQVQEEFDDLTSVLAKAEPIFAYLEARLSHKLEIAPDVLETSYLEASVSQLMPTTEMAQALENLERILAESDIDKLPEQLIAQANLFLGFGEFYNISEFIAIAQIAIATLQTTPQAAQTIGKVALAGWRAAYESILNKNAPQAANGTSNSSGVIIQNSQNPASPHKLKTANLFVWVADGNVFTVNSDSVEELLVAEADQIIYSQRQRFLHWRGQVIPNYQLSELLSYGSAKPLGNRQPEPMLVLNLGQQILALEPEIQYLIAEPELVINPLPTDQEFSSCVYGCTIWKDKLLPLIDVAALLQQTINHSQQIYSTTKLFNPADTAIIHREPTILVVDDSHSVRHIVSLTLQREGYQVLQAEDGQEAIAQLQQNPHVQMVICDIEMPNLNGFEFLSYRLKDSQLAKIPVIMLSSCSTNQHRQLAMQLGATTYFTKPYVEEDFLTALRMSVN; the protein is encoded by the coding sequence ATGGGTCTTGACTTTGGTATACAAAATAACGTTGTTCAAAATTTTGTGCAAGAAGCATCAGGGCTTCTACAGCTAATTCACGAAGGATTGCTAGAGCTTTCACATAACTATAGCGCTCCCAAGATACGTAGTCTAGTGCGAGTTGCTCAGTTAGTTAAAACTACAGCAGACCAGGTGAATTTCACTGAGATACATACCTTAGCTCATCGTTTGGAGAAGATTTTTCGGTTGATATCGCTGGAAAATGCGGTAATTGACGAGCAGCTAACAAATTTGCTCTTACAAGCTAATGATTGTTTGCGATTGCTGCTAACAGCACAAGTTCAAGAAGAATTTGATGATTTAACCAGCGTTTTAGCCAAAGCAGAACCAATTTTTGCTTATCTAGAGGCTAGGTTAAGCCATAAGCTAGAAATAGCGCCGGATGTGCTAGAAACTTCTTATCTAGAGGCAAGTGTATCTCAGTTAATGCCAACAACAGAGATGGCTCAGGCTTTAGAAAACCTAGAAAGAATTCTCGCGGAATCTGACATTGATAAATTACCAGAGCAACTGATCGCACAGGCAAATTTATTTTTGGGCTTTGGCGAATTCTACAATATCTCTGAGTTCATTGCGATCGCCCAAATTGCGATCGCGACTCTACAAACAACCCCACAAGCGGCTCAAACAATTGGGAAAGTAGCTTTGGCTGGTTGGCGTGCAGCTTATGAATCTATCTTGAATAAAAATGCTCCCCAAGCGGCTAATGGAACCTCTAATTCGAGTGGGGTTATCATCCAAAACAGTCAAAATCCAGCATCACCACACAAACTGAAAACCGCTAATTTATTTGTTTGGGTAGCGGATGGGAATGTTTTTACAGTCAACTCCGACAGCGTGGAAGAACTTTTAGTTGCAGAAGCTGACCAAATTATCTATTCTCAACGACAGCGGTTTTTGCATTGGCGCGGACAAGTAATTCCTAACTATCAACTATCAGAACTACTCAGTTACGGTAGTGCCAAACCCTTAGGAAATCGTCAGCCAGAACCAATGTTAGTACTCAACTTAGGTCAGCAAATTTTGGCTTTAGAACCAGAAATTCAATACCTCATTGCAGAACCAGAGTTAGTCATCAATCCTTTACCAACAGACCAAGAATTTTCCAGTTGCGTTTATGGTTGTACGATTTGGAAAGACAAGTTACTGCCATTAATTGATGTAGCGGCGCTGTTGCAGCAGACAATTAATCACAGTCAACAGATTTACTCCACTACTAAATTATTCAATCCAGCAGACACAGCAATTATTCACCGAGAACCAACAATTCTGGTGGTAGATGATTCCCATAGCGTGCGCCATATAGTATCTTTGACATTGCAAAGAGAAGGTTATCAAGTGTTGCAAGCCGAAGATGGACAAGAAGCGATCGCCCAGTTACAGCAAAATCCCCATGTGCAAATGGTGATTTGTGATATTGAAATGCCTAATCTCAATGGCTTTGAGTTTCTCAGCTATCGTCTCAAAGATTCGCAATTAGCCAAAATCCCAGTCATCATGCTCAGTTCATGCAGCACTAATCAGCATCGTCAGTTGGCTATGCAATTAGGCGCGACTACCTACTTTACGAAACCTTATGTAGAGGAAGATTTTTTAACAGCACTAAGGATGAGCGTTAATTAA
- a CDS encoding GAF domain-containing protein — protein sequence MSNYSPKKQVGHQKNHQLEGNQQDIANSNLDSAKRPTIIQIPSSQRLAQKDWSLKAKATFWSCAISMLPVLAVGSATYYIGSQQISEQISYTKPLSIKQLTATKLALQNQLSLLLMGTGVTTLLVGAIAVLLTNRALRPLLNAAALSNNIVRRLLPDQAGIRGAIASKDELVVLEKNISLIKKQLPDLLWKQEQETERVQVLMNITRRIQECLNEEDVLKTTVEEVRTALNSDRVTIFRFHPHREGTFVAESVGFGLPKTLRTTVSVTFVGGEDIEEYQNGHIVAIDDINQVELSAAQVDFLERFAVKANLVVPILQKNQLFGLLIAHECTKPRFWQQSEIDLFAQIATQLGFVLNYTNLLEQVESKADQTQIFVDITRRIRESLNEEDVLKTTVEEVRKTLSVDRVIVYGFDSDWYGTVIAESVLPSFAKTLRAKIKDPCFAQGYIEKYQAGRVQAISNIYEAGLTECHLRQLEPFGVKANLVAPILKDDQLFGLLIAHQCSAPRDWRKFEIDLFTQIAMQVGFALDHARLLQRIDAEAVRTHLLVDITRRIQESLNEEDVLKTTVEEVRKAISADRVIVYGFDPDWYGTVIAESVLPGFPKALWAIIRDPCFAEGYIEKYQVGRVQAVNNVYEAGLTDCHLSQLEPFAVTANLVAPILKDGQLYGLLIAHECSGPRDWQKSEIDLFAQVAMQVGFALEHARLLNQVDQAYQAATATSFEQSQKHEELKLQVSELLRNGNVVVQTLSTNVALTQLQSIEFIYNQTQMLGDLTQRMVNYAQKLELQEQQISQTVQDENQSMSQILESIYAIQETIFQAAQRVNRLEEPWQQLSEKINLISNVISQIKLQAMHTALEASRSGEAGHKFAAIAQKALSLVQQLELEITDIQPLVADIHIESDHAIVAMQSSTEQAQSSSELIAQTQQKFQQAIALSIEMQTLVAEISQAAAVQIETSSSVNQSILEVATIANQTSEQAIALADSLAQLTIFAQEM from the coding sequence ATGTCTAATTATTCTCCAAAAAAGCAAGTAGGTCATCAAAAAAATCATCAGTTAGAGGGTAATCAACAAGATATAGCGAACTCGAATTTAGATAGTGCAAAACGTCCAACAATAATTCAAATTCCTAGTTCTCAGCGTTTGGCACAGAAAGATTGGAGTTTGAAAGCCAAGGCCACATTTTGGTCTTGTGCTATTAGTATGCTGCCCGTGTTAGCAGTTGGGTCTGCAACTTATTACATTGGCAGCCAGCAAATTAGCGAGCAGATTTCCTATACAAAACCATTAAGTATTAAACAGTTAACAGCAACTAAACTGGCGCTACAAAACCAGTTATCGCTATTGTTAATGGGGACAGGGGTAACAACTTTGTTGGTGGGTGCGATCGCAGTCTTGTTGACTAATCGCGCCTTGCGTCCCCTGCTGAATGCGGCGGCCCTTTCTAATAATATTGTGCGGCGGCTACTACCAGATCAAGCGGGAATTCGGGGTGCGATCGCCTCTAAAGATGAACTGGTGGTGTTAGAGAAAAATATCAGCTTAATCAAAAAACAGCTGCCAGATTTGCTCTGGAAACAAGAACAAGAAACTGAACGCGTCCAAGTGTTAATGAATATCACCCGGCGCATTCAAGAATGTCTCAACGAGGAAGATGTTCTCAAAACCACCGTTGAAGAAGTTCGCACAGCCTTAAATAGCGATCGCGTGACCATCTTTCGCTTTCATCCCCATAGAGAAGGCACCTTTGTTGCCGAATCAGTGGGATTCGGATTACCAAAAACCTTGCGGACTACAGTCTCTGTTACCTTCGTTGGTGGCGAAGACATAGAAGAATACCAAAATGGCCACATCGTTGCTATTGATGACATCAATCAAGTCGAGCTCAGTGCTGCTCAAGTTGACTTTTTAGAGCGATTTGCTGTCAAAGCTAATTTAGTTGTACCAATTTTGCAGAAAAATCAACTATTTGGCTTATTAATTGCCCATGAGTGTACAAAACCTCGCTTTTGGCAGCAGTCAGAAATTGATTTGTTTGCTCAAATCGCCACGCAATTAGGATTTGTCCTTAACTACACTAACCTCCTAGAACAGGTAGAGAGCAAAGCCGATCAAACTCAGATATTTGTAGATATTACCCGCCGCATTCGCGAATCACTCAACGAAGAGGATGTTCTCAAAACCACAGTGGAAGAAGTCCGCAAGACTCTGAGCGTTGATCGCGTCATCGTATATGGTTTTGATTCCGATTGGTATGGTACTGTCATTGCAGAATCAGTGCTGCCGAGTTTTGCTAAAACCTTGCGAGCCAAAATCAAAGATCCTTGCTTTGCCCAAGGCTATATAGAAAAGTACCAAGCTGGCCGAGTGCAAGCGATCAGCAATATTTATGAAGCTGGTTTAACGGAGTGTCACCTGAGGCAACTTGAACCCTTTGGTGTTAAAGCTAATTTAGTTGCACCGATTCTTAAAGATGACCAGCTATTTGGTTTATTAATTGCCCATCAATGTTCTGCTCCCCGTGATTGGCGAAAATTTGAGATTGATTTGTTCACTCAAATTGCCATGCAAGTTGGATTTGCTCTCGACCATGCGCGGCTACTCCAGCGAATTGATGCTGAAGCTGTACGAACTCATTTGCTAGTAGATATTACTCGCCGCATTCAAGAATCCCTCAATGAAGAGGATGTCCTTAAAACCACAGTGGAAGAAGTCCGCAAAGCAATTAGTGCCGATCGCGTGATAGTTTATGGTTTTGATCCAGATTGGTATGGCACTGTAATTGCCGAATCAGTACTTCCCGGCTTTCCTAAAGCTTTGTGGGCGATTATCAGAGACCCTTGTTTTGCAGAAGGCTATATAGAAAAGTACCAAGTAGGTCGAGTCCAAGCTGTCAACAATGTTTATGAAGCTGGTTTAACTGATTGTCACCTGAGTCAACTCGAACCTTTTGCCGTCACAGCCAATTTAGTGGCACCGATTCTCAAAGATGGTCAGCTATATGGCTTATTAATTGCTCATGAATGTTCTGGCCCCCGTGATTGGCAAAAATCTGAGATTGATTTGTTCGCTCAAGTCGCCATGCAAGTCGGATTTGCTCTGGAACACGCCAGGCTGTTGAACCAAGTAGATCAAGCATACCAAGCTGCCACCGCGACATCTTTTGAGCAGTCTCAAAAACACGAAGAACTCAAGCTACAGGTTTCCGAACTGCTGAGAAATGGGAATGTAGTTGTGCAAACCCTTTCGACAAATGTGGCGCTGACGCAGTTGCAATCTATTGAATTTATCTACAATCAAACTCAAATGTTGGGTGATTTGACTCAGAGAATGGTCAATTATGCCCAAAAACTAGAACTTCAAGAACAGCAGATCAGCCAGACAGTACAGGACGAAAATCAGTCCATGAGCCAAATTTTAGAGAGCATCTATGCTATTCAAGAAACTATTTTCCAAGCTGCCCAAAGAGTTAACCGTCTTGAAGAACCTTGGCAACAGCTATCTGAGAAAATAAATCTGATCAGCAATGTCATCTCTCAGATTAAGCTGCAAGCTATGCATACAGCACTGGAAGCATCGCGGAGTGGAGAAGCAGGTCACAAATTTGCCGCGATCGCTCAAAAAGCACTTTCCTTAGTACAACAGTTAGAATTAGAGATCACAGACATTCAACCATTGGTTGCGGATATTCACATAGAAAGCGATCACGCGATCGTGGCTATGCAATCCAGCACAGAACAAGCACAAAGCAGCAGTGAATTGATTGCACAAACTCAACAGAAATTTCAACAGGCGATCGCACTAAGTATCGAAATGCAAACTCTGGTGGCAGAAATTTCCCAAGCTGCTGCTGTCCAAATTGAAACTTCTAGCTCTGTAAATCAATCTATTTTAGAAGTAGCTACTATTGCCAATCAAACTTCTGAGCAAGCCATAGCACTGGCTGATTCTTTAGCCCAGCTAACGATATTTGCACAGGAAATGTAG
- a CDS encoding ABC transporter substrate-binding protein, which produces MTTKQENIRLLASLGIAGVLVAVILGLVSKFSPEIQSTPNSMVTPRGTSRPPTPEWMSLGEKLLVTADKTDNKEAGVNAVKSGDFGTAIIKFQASLQTMRNDPETLIYLNNAKIGNSKALKVGVIVPIGNSLNEAKETLRGVAQAQDEINSSGGINGVPLQLEISNLNSFDQLDKIDNELVKDSNVLAVVGFGRNEELYKKNGLVRVSPGSSRNQMGQNQAQAYGDSKYVFNISPNREIFNQALAEFIVKKERRTNIAICRDTSFRTSQDTSNQDRSNQERLNQDIVKEYTEFITKAGGKVTATDCDLGAANFRANDVIPKAISDGAEALLLIPRTSSLNVAVDVAKANRNRLTLFGSQQLYSERILKFGQGDIKGMVVPVPWHRDANRSMDKGNSFADRALKLWGGDVSPRTATAYDAMQVIIAGLKENSTRQGLQKVLSNPNFSAMGATGKIQFSASGQRQGGVFLARIEPCESGKPCASSTGYNFVLVQ; this is translated from the coding sequence ATGACAACTAAACAAGAGAATATTCGTTTGCTAGCCTCTCTGGGAATTGCTGGAGTGCTGGTAGCGGTAATTTTAGGCTTAGTCAGTAAATTTTCGCCGGAGATTCAATCTACACCAAATTCTATGGTTACTCCCAGGGGAACCTCACGCCCACCTACTCCAGAATGGATGAGTTTGGGTGAAAAACTTTTGGTAACCGCCGATAAAACAGATAATAAAGAAGCTGGGGTGAATGCAGTCAAATCTGGTGATTTTGGCACAGCTATTATCAAATTTCAAGCATCGCTGCAAACTATGCGGAACGATCCAGAGACATTAATTTATTTAAATAATGCCAAAATTGGTAACTCTAAAGCATTAAAAGTAGGCGTAATTGTACCCATTGGTAATAGCTTAAATGAGGCTAAAGAAACTTTACGCGGTGTGGCGCAAGCGCAAGATGAAATTAATAGCAGTGGAGGAATTAATGGCGTACCATTGCAACTGGAAATTTCTAATTTAAATAGCTTTGACCAACTTGATAAAATAGATAATGAATTAGTCAAAGACTCTAATGTGTTAGCAGTAGTAGGTTTTGGACGGAACGAAGAACTCTATAAAAAGAATGGTTTAGTGAGAGTTTCTCCGGGAAGTTCCAGAAATCAAATGGGACAAAATCAGGCACAGGCCTATGGCGATAGTAAATATGTATTTAATATCAGCCCTAATCGGGAAATTTTCAATCAAGCTTTAGCTGAATTTATTGTTAAAAAAGAACGCCGCACTAATATAGCTATTTGCCGGGATACATCATTTAGAACTAGCCAAGATACATCTAATCAAGATAGGTCAAATCAAGAAAGATTAAATCAAGATATTGTTAAAGAATACACTGAGTTCATCACTAAAGCAGGTGGAAAAGTTACTGCTACAGATTGCGATTTAGGGGCTGCGAATTTTAGAGCTAATGATGTCATTCCCAAGGCTATTAGTGATGGCGCAGAAGCTTTACTATTAATTCCCCGTACAAGTAGCCTCAACGTAGCAGTGGATGTGGCAAAAGCAAATCGAAATAGGCTGACACTTTTTGGTTCTCAACAGCTATACAGTGAAAGAATTTTGAAGTTTGGGCAAGGCGATATCAAAGGCATGGTAGTACCTGTACCTTGGCATCGTGATGCTAACCGGAGTATGGATAAAGGTAATTCCTTTGCTGATAGAGCCTTAAAACTTTGGGGTGGAGATGTCAGTCCGCGAACTGCTACAGCCTATGATGCAATGCAAGTAATTATTGCCGGTTTAAAAGAAAATAGTACTCGTCAAGGCTTACAAAAAGTACTATCAAATCCCAATTTTTCTGCAATGGGAGCCACAGGTAAAATTCAGTTTTCAGCATCAGGTCAGCGCCAAGGTGGAGTATTTTTAGCCAGGATTGAGCCTTGTGAGTCAGGTAAGCCTTGCGCTTCTAGCACTGGTTATAATTTCGTGCTAGTGCAATAA